A genomic region of Kluyveromyces marxianus DMKU3-1042 DNA, complete genome, chromosome 5 contains the following coding sequences:
- the YCG1 gene encoding condensin subunit YCG1, producing the protein MSIEGSSRPESIQKDQEGQSSTNNRVLNAIAEVFQTAQRSYVGHRRHVAVLYKIYLKCIEQGLLDVFQYWFVKMTVKILPLKKQEIVGDRIVRLISGFIASVESNITKMKSGNVSESDSSVDVKALEEHFGQFVDGFIRHLLRGVESKNKNVRYRVMQLLAATVDNMGEIDEDLYELLLWILKHRIYDKEPQVRIQAIFCLTKFQNDNVSLTNESTEMDEAMQNLLSVIRNDPSAEVRRAAMLNIVRSKPTQNVILERARDVNFINRRLIYSRVLKSLGKDVFNEVESDVLDRLLTWGFEDRDETVSTSCKKLVAFTWLNVLEGDIIELLERIDVMHSSYSEKALYALFEQRPDVIEKVKFPNEVWESLTVETVFLLKCFYFHCLDNNLEAVVEENFPEALKFAEYLAVYFNRRMNNDGSLTKTDIKYLDFILEQLLEIAYRYDFSDEVGRRDMLNIVRNFIGKGVVLNERLIKIALKVLKILSINERDFITMTVEIINDIKYEDIERQELEESKRREKNGKEKGNDTDKDLDDEDMADNAALESFHSAVDNLVSGKPPQSSSSNRSNDRDTNNDNDADDEDEHQVSPQTLITCLTMSRHLLEQINSSLEENIILSSLIDTLITPAVRNPQPEIRELGVRCLGLCCLLDLQLATESMYILGMCVSKGNSSLKYIALQVIVDIFSVHGTKVVDGEGKVDSISLHKIFYKILKTNDLPECQAIAAEGLCKLFLGDIFTDDDLFETLVLSYFSPVNSKNEALIQAFAFCLPVYCLSHINHQTRMSRIAADVLLRLTMLWDELQNSDSTDASEKESMLKPNEIFHQLIYWCDPRCLVNSKDEEVESNTSQIDFLIDVLTVFERFERKDVKKMLLMNIQKFNLTPRQPKAKLLKIKQLLEEIMEYSAIDKLCKNAVANFMANLYSTLSAYDEDSQEISETQDTINTTVGHDPAQITTSDVSKLTSNSDTKESISFVDESRESRGTKRIRESDSSSISDSSLSVANTLEGSKSVSFSVSEQ; encoded by the coding sequence ATGAGTATTGAAGGTAGTAGTAGGCCAGAGTCGATACAAAAAGACCAGGAAGGTCAAAGTTCGACAAATAACAGGGTTTTGAATGCTATAGCGGAAGTATTTCAGACAGCACAAAGGAGTTATGTGGGACACAGGCGGCATGTGGCAGTTTTATACaagatatatttgaagTGCATTGAGCAAGGTTTGTTAGATGTGTTTCAGTACTGGTTTGTGAAGATGACTGTTAAGATTTTGCCGCTAAAAAAGCAGGAGATTGTTGGGGATCGGATAGTAAGGTTAATTTCTGGGTTCATTGCGAGTGTAGAATCTAATATAACTAAGATGAAGAGTGGTAATGTGAGTGAGAGTGATAGTTCTGTTGATGTGAAAGCTTTGGAGGAGCATTTTGGCCAATTTGTGGATGGGTTTATTAGACATTTACTTCGAGGAGTTGAATCGAAGAATAAGAACGTTCGTTACAGGGTTATGCAGTTGCTGGCAGCAACGGTAGACAATATGGGGGAGATAGATGAGGATTTATatgaacttcttttatGGATATTGAAGCATCGGATCTATGACAAGGAGCCTCAGGTTAGAATTCAAGCGATATTTTGTCTTACCAAATTTCAAAACGATAATGTTTCATTGACCAATGAGAGCACGGAAATGGATGAAGCAATGCAGAACTTATTGTCTGTAATCCGGAATGATCCAAGTGCGGAAGTTAGGAGGGCAGCAATGCTTAATATTGTCCGCTCGAAGCCAACCCAGAATGTGATTTTGGAAAGGGCGAGGGAtgtcaatttcatcaatcGGAGGTTGATATATTCAAGAGTGTTAAAGAGCCTTGGTAAAGATGTCTTCAATGAGGTAGAGTCTGATGTCTTAGACAGATTACTTACGTGGGGTTTTGAAGACAGAGATGAAACTGTTAGCACCTCGTGTAAAAAGCTTGTGGCTTTCACATGGTTGAATGTTTTAGAAGGCGATATAATCGAATTACTGGAACGTATAGACGTCATGCATTCTAGCTACTCGGAGAAAGCTTTATACGCTTTGTTTGAACAGAGGCCAGATGTAATAGAAAAAGTTAAATTCCCTAACGAAGTCTGGGAATCTCTCACTGTCGAAACAGTTTTTCTACTGAAGTGTTTCTATTTCCATTGTCTAGATAACAATCTGGAAGCAGTGGTCGAGGAGAATTTCCCGGAGGCTCTAAAATTTGCAGAGTACCTTGCGGTTTACTTCAACAGACGTATGAATAACGACGGATCCTTGACGAAAACcgatatcaaatatttggacTTTATTCTCGAACAATTGCTGGAGATTGCTTACAGGTATGATTTCAGTGATGAAGTTGGTAGAAGAGATATGCTAAACATTGTGAGAAATTTCATTGGGAAAGGCGTTGTCCTAAATGAGAGACTAATTAAAATTGCATTAAAAGtattgaaaatattatCGATTAACGAGAGAGACTTCATTACAATGACGGTTGAAATAATTAACGATATCAAATACGAGGATATTGAAAGACAGGAATTGGAGGAATCCAAACGCCGtgaaaaaaatggtaaagaaaaaggaaatgaTACTGATAAAGatcttgatgatgaagacatGGCTGATAATGCAGCCTTGGAATCCTTCCATTCTGCTGTCGACAACTTAGTTTCAGGAAAACCACCACAAAGTTCCTCATCTAATAGAAGTAACGATAGAGATACGAATAATGACAATGATGctgacgatgaagatgagcATCAAGTTTCTCCACAGACTCTTATTACGTGTTTGACAATGTCAAGACATCTTCTAGAGCAAATAAACTCATCCttagaagaaaatatcatATTGTCTTCATTGATTGATACATTAATCACCCCAGCAGTTAGGAATCCACAACCTGAGATCAGAGAGCTAGGTGTAAGATGCTTGGGTCTCTGTTGTTTATTAGATCTACAGCTTGCAACTGAAAGCATGTATATTCTTGGTATGTGTGTTTCAAAGGgtaattcttctttgaaatatattgCTTTGCAGGTCATTGTGGATATATTTTCCGTTCATGGCACAAAAGTAGTAGATGGTGAGGGGAAAGTTGATTCAATCTCACTACACAAGATTTTTTACAAAATCTTAAAGACAAATGATCTACCTGAATGCCAAGCTATTGCCGCAGAAGGTCTTTGTAAATTGTTTTTGGGAGATATATTtacagatgatgatttgttTGAGACTTTAGTTCTCTCTTATTTCTCACCTGTAAACTCCAAAAACGAGGCGTTGATTCAGGCTTTCGCATTTTGCTTACCAGTATATTGTCTTTCTCATATCAACCACCAAACTCGTATGTCAAGGATTGCAGCAGATGTCCTCCTTAGATTGACAATGTTATGGGATGAATTACAGAATTCAGATTCTACGGACGCATCTGAAAAGGAGTCTATGTTAAAGccaaatgaaatatttcatcaattaaTATATTGGTGTGACCCACGCTGTTTGGTGAATTCTAAGGATGAGGAAGTGGAATCAAATACATCTCAAATAgattttttgattgatgTTTTGAcagtttttgaaagatttgaAAGGAAAGACGTGAAGAAAATGCTTTTAATGAACATTCAAAAGTTTAATCTAACTCCAAGACAACCTAAAGCTAAACTTTTGAAGATCAAACAGCTTTTAGAAGAAATTATGGAATACTCAGCAATTGACAAACTCTGTAAAAACGCAGTTGCAAATTTCATGGCAAACTTATATTCAACTCTATCTGCATATGATGAGGATAGTCAAGAAATAAGTGAAACCCAAGATACAATAAATACCACCGTTGGACATGATCCAGCACAAATCACAACGTCAGACGTTTCTAAGTTAACCTCAAACTCTGATACAAAAGAGTCCATCTCTTTCGTAGACGAAAGCAGAGAATCCAGAGGTACAAAAAGAATCCGGGAGTCTGATAGCAGCAGCATTTCTGACTCTTCCTTATCAGTTGCAAATACGTTAGAAGGAAGTAAAAGCGTTAGTTTTTCTGTGTCGGAACAATaa
- the IRE1 gene encoding bifunctional endoribonuclease/protein kinase IRE1, whose protein sequence is MLAMRKSWLDSLLRIVCFTLFLALVRGSLWERNRVSDQSISSVTGVPVLDHRPVVRQRPSSVTKVASAKLYRKPASTTSTIQEVNEKLTRKNNVKVTPVGWLGASRHHSEHAETQEQSNSLISISGNIRDLSTLTLSDILIATDIEGGLHGIHRTTGKVLWSIDHPELPPLLEIRHPSSVINETLIVEPFGDGNVFYFNPYQGLQKLPVTIKHLIEASPLSIKSKVVIDDIGTTIEDEKIYTGSRRTDLYTIDATSGEIISAFGPGTENKVYNKEKVDCTDYIGTQDCENIVVIGKTNYELTIHSNEQTLYNVRYSQWQHNTLVNHLANQNTVSKDGIYIAPFRDKSLVAIDSDFNLAKWVCPNLPAIVNNVFDIFIDYSTNEKVLLPHPHQALDDNEEADSSDVQVYVDLTEDGTWFALSSRYFSSLVNDAPASKFSLNSRWRQPEIFQDPLLLRMSIVGVHHLNPQQYRKVLINNEPYETIPSLPSDTDYNFPPALPKGSDSDELSKGIGKYISPEELKEYKQNLEERLTNSISEEQTLFHRISRFFIRIIESGLMMVLALLIFYLLASFNIIPPLHVVLTETGILPKMTIPTQPPEIQTYHQHNESPGPEMLPSEKTTEKNMGEECESKSISSGTAVNPEDTDGLEGKKKRKRGSRGGKKTKKKTAGPEEDDSTLLNLKDFEQEGQLKHLSISNKVLGYGSSGTVVFQGKFQNRPVAVKRLLIDFYDIASKEIQLLSESDDHPNVIRYYFSESTEKFMYIAVELCIASLEDIVEGSRDPAKSALIQKNMDPLNVLFQIISGVNHLHSLKIVHRDLKPQNILIAPPKRYSDITDGSKSNLRVLISDFGLCKKLEFDESSFRTNNFNNPTGTTGWRAPEIISGKVSISGSFVSDSSNNSTAGSSLPLDVGSASNLMNKRLTRAVDIFSLGCIFYYVLSKGDHPFGDRILREANILKGEYMLDGIKKTVKERSVCIEATDLIRTMIDPNPLLRPTSDQILKHPLFWSVSKKLEFLLKVSDRFEVERRDPPSPLLLKLEEVSTKVITNDNWTLKFDAMFMENLGKYRKYKGEKLMDLLRALRNKYHHFRDLPQELEEVMGPIPNGFYKYFIQRFPNLLMEIYYVVEKNLKDDQVLGEFF, encoded by the coding sequence ATGTTAGCAATGCGAAAAAGCTGGCTGGATTCGCTGCTACGAATAGTTTGCTTTACTCTTTTTCTAGCTTTAGTTAGAGGAAGTTTATGGGAACGAAACCGGGTTTCCGATCAATCCATATCCTCGGTTACAGGTGTTCCTGTATTAGATCATAGACCTGTGGTACGGCAGAGGCCGTCTTCTGTTACGAAAGTTGCTTCAGCGAAGCTTTATAGAAAACCAGCATCAACGACTTCAACAATACAGGAGGTCAATGAAAAGcttacaagaaaaaataacGTCAAAGTTACGCCGGTCGGATGGCTGGGCGCATCGAGGCATCACTCGGAACATGCCGAAACACAAGAACAATCAAACTCATTAATATCTATAAGTGGAAATATCAGAGATCTTTCCACTTTAACATTATCCGATATACTTATAGCAACTGACATAGAGGGTGGGTTGCACGGAATTCACAGGACAACGGGAAAAGTTTTATGGTCTATAGATCACCCAGAACTACCACCTTTACTTGAAATACGACATCCTTCATCTGTTATCAATGAAACTTTAATCGTTGAACCTTTCGGCGACGGAAAcgtattttatttcaatcCATATCAAGGATTACAGAAGTTACCTGTGACGATAAAACACTTGATAGAAGCTTCCCCTCTAAGTATTAAGTCAAAAGTTGTTATTGATGACATAGGAACTACGAtagaagatgaaaaaatTTATACTGGGTCAAGAAGGACAGACCTTTATACTATCGACGCCACTTCTGGGGAGATAATATCGGCATTTGGACCTGGAACGGAAAATAAGGTCTATAATAAGGAGAAAGTGGATTGCACGGACTATATTGGAACGCAAGATTGTGAAAACATTGTAGTGATAGGTAAAACAAACTACGAACTAACAATACATTCAAACGAACAAACTTTATACAATGTCCGGTACTCACAATGGCAGCACAACACATTGGTTAACCATCTAGCCAACCAGAACACAGTTTCAAAAGATGGTATTTATATTGCACCTTTTAGGGACAAATCCCTAGTGGCTATTGATTCTGATTTTAACTTAGCAAAATGGGTTTGTCCGAATCTACCTGCTATTGTGAATAATGTATTTGACATTTTTATCGACTATTCTACCAATGAGAAAGTTTTGTTGCCTCATCCACACCAAGCGTTAGACGATAATGAGGAAGCTGATTCCAGTGATGTCCAGGTATATGTTGATCTAACAGAAGATGGTACGTGGTTTGCTCTATCTAGTCGTTacttttcctctttggtGAATGATGCTCCTGCGTCAAAATTTTCATTGAATTCAAGATGGCGTCAACCAGAAATTTTCCAAGATCCCTTACTACTCAGAATGTCTATAGTGGGTGTTCACCACTTAAACCCACAACAATATAGAAAAGTTCTAATAAACAACGAGCCTTACGAAACCATTCCATCCTTACCTTCAGATACAGATTACAATTTTCCACCTGCTTTACCAAAGGGATCCGATTCTGACGAACTCTCCAAAGGTATCGGAAAATATATTTCACCAGAGGAATTAAAGGAATACAAGcaaaatcttgaagaacGACTGACTAATTCAATTTCTGAGGAGCAAACATTATTCCATAGAATATCAAGATTTTTCATTAGAATTATTGAGAGTGGTTTGATGATGGTGCTTGCCTTGCTTATTTTTTACCTGTTAGCCTCTTTCAATATTATACCTCCACTCCATGTGGTGTTAACAGAAACTGGAATTTTACCAAAAATGACTATTCCAACACAACCTCCAGAAATACAAACATATCATCAACATAATGAATCGCCTGGTCCAGAAATGTTGCCTTCAGAAAAGACAACCGAGAAAAATATGGGAGAAGAATGTGAGTCTaaatcaatttcttctggtacTGCAGTTAATCCTGAAGATACAGATGGGTTagagggaaagaaaaagcgCAAACGTGGTTCCCGTGGCGGGAAGAAGactaagaagaagacggCCGGTCCAGAAGAGGATGACTCAACATTATTAAATCTAAAGGACTTTGAGCAGGAAGGCCAATTAAAGCACCTATCTATATCTAATAAGGTTTTGGGGTACGGCTCTTCAGGTACTGTGGTATTTCAAGGCAAGTTTCAGAACAGACCAGTAGCGGTAAAAAGGCTTCTAATCGACTTTTATGATATTGCTTCAAAGGAGATCCAATTACTTTCGGAAAGTGACGACCATCCTAATGTAATCCGCTACTACTTTTCAGAGTCTACTGAAAAATTCATGTATATTGCTGTTGAGTTATGCATTGCATCCTTGGAAGATATCGTAGAAGGTTCGAGAGATCCTGCTAAAAGTGCtttaattcaaaaaaatatggaCCCTCTTAATGTTCTTTTCCAAATAATATCTGGTGTGAACCACTTACACTCATTAAAAATCGTTCACAGAGACCTTAAACCGcaaaatattttgattgCCCCACCTAAAAGATATTCAGATATAACTGACGGATCAAAAAGTAATTTGCGAGTATTGATTTCAGATTTTGGTTTGTGTAAGAAGCTTGAGTTCGACGAATCATCTTTTAGAACGAATAATTTCAATAACCCAACTGGTACTACTGGCTGGAGAGCACCTGAAATTATTAGTGGGAAAGTGTCCATATCGGGCTCTTTTGTAAGTGACAGTTCCAATAACTCAACAGCAGGTTCATCTTTACCATTGGATGTTGGCTCTGCATCGAACCTTATGAACAAGCGGCTAACCAGAGCAGTTGATATATTCTCTCTGGGATGTATCTTCTATTACGTTTTATCGAAAGGTGATCATCCATTCGGCGACAGAATATTACGTGAGGctaatattttgaaagGAGAATACATGTTGGATGgaataaagaaaacagtaaaagaaagatcagTTTGCATAGAGGCaacggatttgattagaaCTATGATTGATCCTAACCCTCTACTAAGACCCACTTCGGATCAAATCTTGAAACATCCTCTCTTTTGGAGTGTTTCCAAGAAATTAGAATTCCTTTTAAAAGTTAGCGACCGTTTTGAAGTAGAGAGGAGAGACCCGCCAAGTCCTTTACTCTTAAAACTAGAAGAAGTCTCGACTAAAGTTATCACAAATGATAATTGGACTTTAAAGTTTGATGCTATGTTTATGGAAAACCTAGGAAAGTATAGAAAGTACAAAGGTGAAAAGTTGATGGATTTACTCAGAGCATTGAGAAACAAATATCACCATTTCCGAGACCTTCCACAAGAGCTCGAGGAAGTCATGGGACCTATTCCAAATGGGTTCTACAAATATTTTATACAAAGATTCCCTAATCTTCTCATGGAAATATACTACGTTGTCGAGAAGAATCTCAAAGATGACCAAGTTTTAGGCGAGTTCTTTTAA
- the PEP7 gene encoding phosphatidylinositol-3-phosphate binding protein, translated as MTEGNGRSLGSEASLGQEITDTDVLNCPVCGDELKSLRKLNAHLDTVHGFNDGSPSDTDVDSSRESSVIGLNTLEQSVADKSDSAKPRDVQYKGRYKIKTSHWKKPVDGKYHCFQCNCKITGKTGAINCRKCGEIFCLKHCRNVIKLNENSEYDPIKGMWCKCCRRCFTSREGYNDFGYYRNITEDFLGIRKLKNEDGDLIALQLENRLLNLINGIIKIYLRHMSSIIGSMMIRREVHALERSIVEWKDDRSVSECSICSNSFQMLMRKHHCRLCGQVVCDRVATRCSSDIPVLNLMSAAPDLSFESIANIRDISQFTTCVRVCSLCLRSVYAKRKLEFQKQSPLPSILQEYENLHNLEVLVTKLLPHFNECVNKIHENTTPDEKLVQDLAQLRRKLLQNLTLYDKISKKLIHMDVHSQAELKIQQSIASHASTFIEEKMLPLKRIPNVFTPASEEIKVTSSSDLLFNNLTIAEVKRYREELMVLKEQRYLVETMLNSAAKERRFEEAITLKSNLAEIDKNVENLESRLGQEGFD; from the coding sequence ATGACAGAAGGAAATGGTAGATCTTTGGGTTCAGAAGCGTCTTTAGGACAAGAAATAACCGACACAGATGTATTAAATTGTCCAGTATGTGGTGATGAACTCAAGAGTTTAAGAAAACTAAACGCACATTTGGATACGGTACATGGCTTCAACGATGGATCACCGTCAGATACGGATGTGGATAGTTCTAGGGAATCGAGTGTAATTGGGCTGAATACTTTGGAACAAAGCGTAGCTGATAAGAGTGACAGTGCGAAACCAAGAGATGTGCAATATAAGGGGAGGTATAAGATCAAAACTTCACATTGGAAAAAGCCAGTGGATGGGAAATATCACTGTTTTCAGTGTAATTGTAAAATAACGGGGAAAACTGGGGCCATAAACTGTAGGAAATGCGGAGAAATATTCTGTTTAAAACATTGCCGAAATGTAATCAAATTGAATGAGAATTCTGAGTACGATCCAATAAAAGGAATGTGGTGCAAGTGTTGTCGGCGGTGCTTTACAAGTCGGGAAGGATACAACGATTTCGGATATTATAGAAATATTACAGAAGACTTTTTAGGGATtagaaaattaaagaatgaGGATGGAGATCTCATTGCATTGCAGTTAGAGAATCGTCTATTAAACTTAATAAACGGTATCATAAAAATCTATCTACGACACATGTCCTCCATAATTGGGAGTATGATGATTAGAAGAGAGGTTCACGCTCTAGAACGGTCTATTGTAGAGTGGAAAGATGATCGTTCGGTTTCAGAGTGCTCTATATGTTCAAACTCTTTCCAAATGTTAATGAGGAAACACCATTGCCGATTATGTGGACAAGTAGTGTGTGATAGAGTTGCTACAAGATGCTCGAGCGACATTCCAGTGCTTAATTTGATGAGTGCAGCTCCTGATTTGTCGTTTGAAAGTATAGCAAATATAAGGGATATTTCTCAGTTTACCACTTGCGTAAGAGTATGTTCTCTCTGCTTGAGATCCGTGTATGctaaaagaaaacttgAATTCCAAAAGCAATCTCCTTTACCTAGTATCTTACAAGAATATGAGAATTTGCATAACCTGGAAGTACTAGTAACGAAATTACTTCCTCACTTTAATGAGTGCGTAAATAAAATTCATGAAAACACCACCCCTGATGAGAAACTGGTCCAAGATTTAGCTCAGCTAAGGCGGAAACTATTACAGAATCTCACACTTTATGATAAAATCTCAAAGAAGCTAATACATATGGACGTACATTCTCAAGCCGAACTGAAAATCCAACAATCCATCGCCAGTCATGCGTCGACCTTCATTGAGGAAAAAATGCTACCACTAAAGAGAATACCAAATGTTTTCACCCCTGCGTCAGAAGAGATCAAGGTTACTAGCTCTTCAGAtcttttgttcaacaatttAACAATCGCAGAGGTTAAAAGATACCGTGAAGAACTAATGGTTttaaaagaacaaagataTTTGGTTGAAACAATGCTGAACTCTGCCGCAAAGGAGAGAAGATTTGAGGAAGCTATAACTTTGAAGAGTAATCTAGCAGAAATTGACAAGAACGTAGAGAATCTTGAATCGAGGCTCGGACAAGAAGGCTTCGATTAA
- the UTP4 gene encoding small subunit rRNA maturation protein UTP4, whose amino-acid sequence MIETGKKQVVHRSRFVKLTPGNITALAFSHPSTDKVAPAELRLAVGRSNGDIEIWNPRDDWVQENVILGGEGRSIEGLAWCSVAGEPLRLFSIGGSTVVTEWDLTTGLPLVNYDCNSGVIWSIAMSNDMTKLAVGCDNGSVVLINISGGKGVLEHESILTRQESRILSLTWTANDESLVAGCSDGRIRIWCTKAEDPNKGRVLHTMKVDKSKKESTLVWSVLYLAKQNQIVSGDSTGCIKFWDLNYATLTQSFKVHDADVLCLATDLNNTHLFTSGVDRKIFQFSYIDTGKTMKWISTSNRLFHSNDVRSMCSYQCKGSDFLVSGGIEKSLVMCSMSSFADGNYRKMPVVTPFHKNIIVNKQQRLLIMWQDNIVRIWYVGEDVNEVKNYKLVSKLVLKDEQHIQTCALSTDGQVLLVGRLSTTKVFHLQPSESKLNVTKLDNEFLLRTGCKFAKFIDDSKFIMCSQNDEIIRVDLEEDDDEKVVTIELPESPATKSSSKLTYLNTVNHLDVHGGYAVVSRGTGALDAIDLETNVSKVLIRMNNFITALCITPRTTVVVVTSENKIYEFNLNSEKDQLLTEWFKANHENLPQQFNTLKGRCTGVFSDELNKDKVWFWGTDWLVNIDMSLDLPVSKRKKQKKRGRDGLTISTDPSQIDGEEEDEEDEELEVKEDYLLKTQKAQYVSSKKRSDKAFFYTDRYRPMLFAGKIADDEIIIVERPNFLISQQPAFELEKLVF is encoded by the coding sequence ATGATTGAAACTGGTAAGAAGCAGGTCGTTCATCGCTCTCGGTTTGTGAAGCTTACGCCTGGGAATATAACTGCACTAGCGTTCTCGCATCCTAGCACTGATAAAGTAGCTCCAGCGGAGCTGAGACTAGCAGTGGGTAGGTCTAATGGTGACATTGAGATCTGGAATCCCAGGGACGATTGGGTGCAAGAGAATGTAATCTTGGGAGGAGAAGGAAGATCAATCGAGGGCCTTGCATGGTGCAGTGTTGCTGGCGAGCCATTGAGATTGTTTTCAATTGGTGGATCCACTGTGGTTACTGAGTGGGATTTGACAACAGGTTTGCCTCTTGTGAACTACGACTGTAATTCCGGTGTGATTTGGTCAATCGCCATGAGCAATGATATGACGAAGCTTGCGGTTGGTTGTGACAATGGAAGTGTCGTGTTGATCAACATTAGTGGTGGTAAGGGTGTTCTTGAACATGAAAGCATTCTAACGAGACAAGAGTCTCGTATCTTGTCATTGACGTGGACTGCAAACGACGAATCTTTAGTAGCTGGTTGTTCTGACGGAAGAATTAGAATATGGTGCACTAAGGCAGAGGATCCTAACAAAGGACGTGTATTGCATACCATGAAGGTGGACAAATCTAAGAAGGAATCAACCCTTGTCTGGTCCGTGTTATACCTTGCCAAACAAAACCAGATTGTGTCCGGTGATTCTACTGGGTGTATCAAATTCTGGGATCTAAACTATGCCACATTAACCCAATCCTTCAAGGTTCACGATGCCGATGTTTTATGTTTAGCCACCGACTTGAACAATACCCATTTATTCACCAGTGGTGTCGATAGAAAGATCTTCCAATTTTCATACATTGACACGGGCAAAACGATGAAATGGATCAGTACCTCCAACAGATTATTCCATTCAAACGATGTCAGATCAATGTGTTCCTACCAATGCAAGGGTTCTGATTTTTTAGTGTCTGGTGGTATCGAAAAGAGCCTTGTAATGTGCTCCATGTCTTCATTCGCTGATGGTAATTATAGAAAGATGCCAGTCGTTACCCCATTCCACAAGAACATTATTGTCAATAAACAACAAAGGCTACTTATCATGTGGCAAGATAACATAGTGAGGATCTGGTACGTTGGAGAAGACGTTAatgaagtgaaaaattataAACTAGTCAGTAAATTGGTTTTGAAAGACGAACAACATATCCAAACATGCGCCCTATCAACTGATGGACAAGTCCTTTTGGTAGGTAGGTTGAGCACAACTAAGGTGTTCCATTTACAACCAAGCGAAAGCAAACTAAATGTTACAAAATTAGATAACGAGTTTCTGCTGAGAACTGGTTGCAAGTTTGCCAAGTTCATTGATGACTCCAAGTTCATAATGTGCTCTCAAAATGACGAAATAATAAGAGTTGAtctagaagaagatgatgatgagaaggTTGTGACGATCGAGCTCCCAGAAAGTCCTGCAACAAAGTCGAGCTCTAAACTAACTTATCTAAACACTGTCAACCATCTAGATGTACACGGAGGTTACGCTGTTGTTTCTAGAGGAACCGGCGCTCTAGATGCAATTGATTTGGAAACAAATGTAAGCAAAGTGTTAATTCGTATGAACAACTTCATTACTGCATTATGCATCACTCCAAGAACCACCGTGGTAGTAGTTACatcagaaaataaaatctaTGAATTCAATTTGAACTCGGAAAAGGATCAACTATTAACCGAATGGTTTAAAGCCAACCATGAGAACCTTCCTCAGCAATTCAATACATTGAAGGGAAGATGTACTGGAGTTTTCTCTGACGAACTAAACAAAGATAAAGTGTGGTTCTGGGGAACTGACTGGTTGGTCAACATTGACATGTCTCTGGATTTACCAGTAagcaagagaaagaaacaaaagaagcGTGGTCGCGACGGGTTGACCATTTCCACAGACCCATCTCAAATAGAtggagaagaggaagacgaagaagatgaagaacttgaagtaAAAGAGGACTACCTCTTGAAAACTCAAAAGGCTCAATATGTTTCATCCAAAAAGAGATCAGACAAGGCATTCTTCTACACAGACAGATATAGACCAATGTTGTTTGCCGGTAAGATTGCTGATGACGAAATAATCATTGTAGAAAGACCAAACTTCCTAATCTCTCAACAACCTGCatttgaattggaaaaactAGTGTTTTAA